From a region of the Paralichthys olivaceus isolate ysfri-2021 chromosome 4, ASM2471397v2, whole genome shotgun sequence genome:
- the tal2 gene encoding T-cell acute lymphocytic leukemia protein 2, which produces MTRKVFTNTRERWRQHNVNTAFAELRKLIPTHPPEKKLSKNEILRLAMRYINFLVQLLESQSGQPASHSPNTLLTFLKGNMEQLQSPPHTWALTSDTEAPSPGSSCDSTEAW; this is translated from the coding sequence ATGACCAGGAAGGTGTTCACCAACACAAGGGAGCGCTGGCGCCAGCACAACGTCAACACCGCCTTCGCCGAGCTCCGCAAGCTCATCCCCACCCATCCTCCAGAGAAGAAGCTGAGCAAGAACGAGATCCTGCGTCTGGCCATGCGCTACATCAACTTCCTGGTGCAGCTGCTGGAGAGCCAGAGCGGTCAGCCGGCCAGCCACTCCCCCAACACCCTGCTCACCTTCCTCAAAGGAAACATGGAGCAGCTGCAGTCCCCTCCGCACACCTGGGCCCTGACCAGTGACACCGAAGCTCCGTCACCAGGATCCAGCTGTGACAGCACGGAGGCCTGGTAG